From Miscanthus floridulus cultivar M001 chromosome 15, ASM1932011v1, whole genome shotgun sequence, the proteins below share one genomic window:
- the LOC136509663 gene encoding uncharacterized protein: protein MRASQRHHAPPPQPLPLPPPPLSLPSSPPAAPRRGRGRHRSSHSSSSSSSSSSSSSSSISSTSSTFFCPSPSPRASTTSLVPFSWERHPGVPKNSFRGGRDSPTGNPLPLPPPLLRPAAPRRRRRRQPAKAGAPAASSSSDARDDDPFVAAFAECTRDNDDDYAAADDANAADDDTKNKLWPVPAKPAGVSSGRAERRWWIAGGGGGLVAFLDMHGCKSAMDVVADGAFHPRRLVAAADPRPPVVRGTAR from the coding sequence ATGCGAGCATCTCAGCGCCACCACGCACCACCACCGCAAccactgccgctgccgccgcctccgctgtCTCTCCCGTCGTCGCCGCCCGCCGCACCTCGtcgcgggcgcgggcgccaccGCAGCTCCcattcctcctcgtcctcgtcctcgtcctcgtcctcgtcctcttcctccatcTCCAGCACGTCGTCGACCTTCTTCTGCCCGTCGCCGTCGCCACGCGCAAGCACCACCTCGCTGGTTCCATTCTCATGGGAGCGCCACCCGGGCGTGCCCAAGAACTCGTTCCGCGGCGGGCGCGACTCCCCTACGGGCAACCCGcttccgctgccgccgccgctgctccgccCGGCGGCCCCtcgacgccggcgccggcgccagccCGCCAAGGCCGGGGCCCCGGCCGCGTCGTCATCCTCCGACGCCAGGGACGATGACCCCTTCGTCGCCGCCTTCGCCGAGTGCACCAGGGACAACGACGACGACTACGCCGCCGCGGACGATGCCAATGCCGCCGACGACGACACCAAGAACAAGCTGTGGCCGGTGCCGGCGAAGCCAGCAGGAGTGTCATCCGGGCGCGCCGAGCGCCGGTGGTggatcgccggcggcggcggcgggctcgtGGCTTTCCTCGACATGCACGGGTGCAAGAGCGCCATGGATGTCGTCGCTGACGGCGCCTTCCACCCCCGCCGGCTCGTCGCCGCTGCAGATCCCAGGCCTCCGGTCGTGCGAGGAACCGCAAGATAA